The nucleotide sequence GCATAGCCACATAGAGGGTCAGGCCGTTGACCCTGGCCTCGAACGTCATGCAGCCGCTTTTGTGCCCGGTTTTTTTCTTGGCCTGATCGAGTTTGATGTCCAGACCCTCATAGTCAAGAGGATTGGCCGATTCGATCAGGGCGTTGAATTCATAGATGGAGCCAGGGTCGAAGACGTTGTAGAGGTACCACTGATATTCCATGGGAAAATGGTGGCCGCAGCAGTTGCAGACCCCGGCCCATTCACCAAAAAGATCCGGGGCCCATTGGTCCTGGCAGCCGTGAGCATGGGCGTTGGGACAGCTTACGGCCCGGTCTTCTTTGGCCTGGGGACTGACGTATTCCCAGCCGTCTTCATTGCCGCAGGTCCCGTCCTTCCAACAGGACAGGGAGGTCAGTTCGTTTCCCTGGTCCTCCTGCTTGCGGCCAGGCAGGATCTTTCTCAGACCCTCCCAATACTTTCTCGAGCGGTCGACGACGAGATGGACCTCGGCCTGGACCTCCTCGGCCAATTGACTGATCTTTCGCTGGTGCTTGCGAAGGACATCGTAGCGGAAGAACGAATAGAGGCCCCAGGCAGTGTCGTAGCAGACATCGTAACATCGAAGCCATTTGGATCGACGATCGAGAAATGCCTGCTGGGCCATGGCCCGAAATTTTTTGTACCTTCGCCATACCAGACGATCTTTGGCCGCGGAATTGAGAATCCATCGGATGTAGAGTCCGGAGGTGTCTCGGCGTCTGCGCAGAGCCAGAGCTCGGAGTCCGCTCACGCCCCGAACGGAGAGAACAAGTTCGTCGGTGGCCTTGATGACATGGTGGCGCAGCGATTTGAAGAAGTCGTAGTGGTCAGGTCTGGCTCCAAGAGGTGGCTCGCTGATGACGTGGTCCACATAGCCCATGGCCTTGTTGTCCAGGGCGGTGATCCTCAGGGCCGAGGCGCATTTGTCGATCAGGTCGAGGCTTGCCCGCTCGCCTCCCCGGAGACGGCCCTCAATGGCGGCGGCCCCTTCGGGAGAGATAACCGAGTAGTAGCCGTGGGAGAGCATGAGCCTGATGTCGGCTAGAGCGATGGCCTCTGCTCCGCCGGAGCCACCCTCGGAGATGACCGAGACAATGGGTACGCGCAATCCTGCCATTTCGTAGAGATTCTTTGCGATCTGCTGGGCTGCCCCGGGGTAGTCCTCCACGGGATAGGCTCCGGGAGTGAAGACATAAGTGTGGATGGGAATGTTTTCGGTCTCTGCGACCTTCATGTAGTGCAGGGCCTTCGCGTTCCCCCAGGGCTTGACCGAGCCGCCGTTGCGGAATTCCTGGCCGTGCCCCTTTTCTTGGCCGATGACCATGACCGGCTGATTGTAGACCTTGTTGCCCACCCGGCGGGCGATATAGGCCCTGG is from Deltaproteobacteria bacterium and encodes:
- a CDS encoding acetyl-CoA carboxylase carboxyl transferase subunit alpha/beta; this encodes MDREKRIQELRKRLQYIEDIFGPKENANVSLLRSKLDDFIREEPGLSHQEAQRLLASLEELFAFLEGKLERELTPMTKVRIVRHPQRICLKDILEHVYDNYTEIGGQDEYSIDPAMLIARAYIARRVGNKVYNQPVMVIGQEKGHGQEFRNGGSVKPWGNAKALHYMKVAETENIPIHTYVFTPGAYPVEDYPGAAQQIAKNLYEMAGLRVPIVSVISEGGSGGAEAIALADIRLMLSHGYYSVISPEGAAAIEGRLRGGERASLDLIDKCASALRITALDNKAMGYVDHVISEPPLGARPDHYDFFKSLRHHVIKATDELVLSVRGVSGLRALALRRRRDTSGLYIRWILNSAAKDRLVWRRYKKFRAMAQQAFLDRRSKWLRCYDVCYDTAWGLYSFFRYDVLRKHQRKISQLAEEVQAEVHLVVDRSRKYWEGLRKILPGRKQEDQGNELTSLSCWKDGTCGNEDGWEYVSPQAKEDRAVSCPNAHAHGCQDQWAPDLFGEWAGVCNCCGHHFPMEYQWYLYNVFDPGSIYEFNALIESANPLDYEGLDIKLDQAKKKTGHKSGCMTFEARVNGLTLYVAMLMAPFRGGSVGAAEGEKFIRAIDQARRRHLPFIAYVHGTAGIRIQEGTNGVIQMPRCTLAVRRYMESGGLYLVLYDTNSYAGPVASFLGCSPYQFAIRSSNIGFAGPGVIKETTSMDIPPDYHKAYRALSRGHIQGIWDRREIRNNLHQALQTMGGRNLYYR